One Leptolyngbyaceae cyanobacterium DNA window includes the following coding sequences:
- a CDS encoding DUF6439 family protein produces the protein MPESTQISRNDSLKELSTLEIAQALMERLTISSNDWHRLKSNRTARASEQTAAALVYLLKDMPEEGLSRLNQASGWLDRSISAPPCPTHGHHRSH, from the coding sequence ATGCCCGAATCCACTCAAATTTCTAGAAACGATTCCTTAAAAGAGCTTAGTACCTTAGAAATAGCACAAGCTTTGATGGAGCGGTTAACCATCTCCTCTAATGACTGGCATCGCTTGAAATCGAATCGAACAGCCCGTGCTAGCGAACAAACTGCCGCCGCCTTAGTTTATTTACTCAAGGATATGCCAGAAGAAGGATTGAGCAGGCTAAATCAAGCCTCTGGTTGGCTCGATCGCTCTATTTCAGCCCCCCCTTGCCCAACTCACGGTCATCACCGTTCTCATTGA
- a CDS encoding anti-sigma regulatory factor gives MIAISKRPVKRHWTTISFASTLYLCPILDLLVAEIPEHWQTEIRLGLQEALVNAAKHGNKLDPSKTVVVRFSLVADHYWWVISDQGSGFKPCCKCSVDALEHLPPDESECGRGLYILYNVFDRVHWNPDGTELSLGKYIKNRYKLPLLG, from the coding sequence GTGATTGCAATTTCAAAGCGTCCAGTTAAACGCCACTGGACAACTATTAGTTTTGCTTCGACCCTCTACCTTTGTCCGATTCTGGATCTGCTAGTAGCGGAAATTCCGGAACATTGGCAGACAGAAATTCGACTTGGATTACAGGAAGCTTTGGTGAATGCTGCCAAGCATGGCAATAAGCTAGATCCTAGTAAAACAGTTGTAGTGCGATTTTCGCTGGTCGCAGATCACTATTGGTGGGTGATCTCAGACCAAGGTTCGGGATTTAAGCCTTGTTGTAAATGCAGTGTCGATGCTCTTGAGCATTTACCACCAGACGAATCCGAGTGTGGCCGAGGCTTATACATTCTTTATAATGTGTTCGATCGGGTACATTGGAACCCGGATGGAACAGAATTAAGCCTTGGTAAGTATATCAAAAATCGGTACAAGCTGCCCTTACTGGGATAG